A section of the Desulfomicrobium escambiense DSM 10707 genome encodes:
- a CDS encoding complex I 24 kDa subunit family protein, with protein sequence MNALTPEQLALADAVVAEHRGTPGSLITVLRLCQDIAGHFPPELIERIARGMNLPVAKVYGVVSFYSLFSLEPKGRHQVRVCTGTACYVRGVREVLDRVERRFGVKAGGTCGSGRFSLEPVRCLGACGLAPVMVVDRDVHGGVTPDSACKILEGYE encoded by the coding sequence TTGAACGCACTCACCCCCGAACAACTCGCCCTGGCCGACGCCGTCGTGGCCGAACACCGCGGCACGCCCGGCTCCCTCATCACGGTCCTGCGGCTGTGCCAGGACATCGCGGGGCATTTCCCGCCGGAACTCATCGAGCGCATCGCACGCGGCATGAACCTTCCCGTCGCCAAGGTGTACGGCGTCGTGTCGTTCTATTCGCTTTTTTCTCTTGAACCCAAGGGACGGCATCAGGTCCGCGTCTGCACGGGCACGGCCTGCTACGTGCGCGGGGTGCGCGAGGTCCTGGACCGGGTGGAGCGGCGCTTCGGCGTGAAGGCCGGCGGTACCTGCGGGAGCGGGCGCTTCAGCCTGGAGCCCGTGCGCTGCCTGGGCGCCTGCGGCCTGGCCCCGGTCATGGTCGTGGACCGCGACGTCCATGGCGGGGTCACGCCCGATTCGGCCTGCAAGATATTGGAGGGGTACGAATGA